In the Micromonospora narathiwatensis genome, one interval contains:
- a CDS encoding ABC transporter substrate-binding protein → MAFARSRQALAIAGALGLALGVTACGTGNDKKSSKASSPECAAYDKYQGHDGKKVTIYSSIRDIEADRLAQSWKQFEDCTGIKIDHEGSGEFEAQLGVRVDGGNAPDLAFIPQPGLLKRFADAGKLKPAGNDTKAMAEQNYSPDWLKYSTVDGKFYGAPLGSNVKSFVWYSPKTFKEKGWNIPTTWDELIALSDTIAASGTKPWCAGIESGDATGWPATDWIEDLMLRTTTPEVYDQWTTHGIPFNDPQVAAAVDKAGTILKNEKYVNGGFGGVKSIATTSFQEAGTPITAGKCAMHRQASFYANQWPQGTKVAEDGDVFAFYFPAVDPAKGKPVLGGGEFVTAFADRPEVQAVQTYLASGEYANSRAKIGDWVSANKKLDLNNVPNPVDKLSVQILQDEKTVFRFDGSDLMPAAVGAGTFWKGMVDWINGKDTATVLNGIESSWK, encoded by the coding sequence ATGGCGTTTGCCAGATCGCGCCAGGCTCTCGCGATCGCCGGCGCTCTTGGCTTGGCGCTCGGCGTCACCGCCTGCGGCACCGGCAACGACAAGAAGAGCAGCAAGGCGAGCTCCCCCGAGTGCGCCGCATATGACAAGTACCAGGGCCACGACGGCAAGAAGGTCACGATCTACTCGTCCATCCGGGACATCGAGGCCGACCGCCTCGCGCAGTCCTGGAAGCAGTTCGAGGACTGCACCGGCATCAAGATCGACCACGAGGGCTCCGGCGAGTTCGAGGCCCAGCTGGGCGTACGGGTGGACGGCGGCAACGCCCCCGATCTGGCCTTCATCCCGCAGCCGGGTCTGCTCAAGCGGTTCGCCGACGCGGGCAAGCTCAAGCCGGCCGGCAACGACACCAAGGCCATGGCGGAGCAGAACTACTCCCCCGACTGGCTGAAGTACAGCACCGTGGACGGCAAGTTCTACGGCGCCCCGCTCGGCTCCAACGTGAAGTCCTTCGTGTGGTACTCGCCGAAGACCTTCAAGGAGAAGGGCTGGAACATCCCGACCACCTGGGACGAGCTGATCGCCCTCAGCGACACGATCGCGGCGAGCGGCACGAAGCCGTGGTGCGCCGGCATCGAGTCCGGTGACGCCACCGGCTGGCCGGCCACCGACTGGATCGAAGACCTGATGCTGCGGACGACCACGCCCGAGGTCTACGACCAGTGGACGACCCACGGCATCCCGTTCAACGACCCGCAGGTGGCCGCGGCGGTCGACAAGGCCGGCACCATCCTCAAGAACGAGAAGTACGTCAACGGCGGCTTCGGCGGCGTGAAGAGCATCGCCACCACCTCCTTCCAGGAGGCCGGCACGCCGATCACCGCCGGCAAGTGCGCGATGCACCGCCAGGCGTCCTTCTACGCCAACCAGTGGCCGCAGGGCACCAAGGTGGCCGAGGACGGCGACGTCTTCGCGTTCTACTTCCCGGCCGTCGACCCGGCCAAGGGCAAGCCGGTGCTGGGTGGCGGCGAGTTCGTCACGGCCTTCGCCGACCGTCCCGAGGTCCAGGCGGTGCAGACCTACCTGGCCTCCGGCGAGTACGCCAACAGCCGCGCCAAGATCGGCGACTGGGTGTCGGCGAACAAGAAGCTCGACCTCAACAACGTCCCCAACCCGGTGGACAAGCTCTCCGTGCAGATCCTCCAGGACGAGAAGACCGTCTTCCGCTTCGACGGCTCGGACCTGATGCCGGCCGCGGTCGGCGCGGGCACCTTCTGGAAGGGCATGGTCGACTGGATCAACGGCAAGGACACCGCCACGGTCCTGAACGGCATCGAGAGCAGCTGGAAGTGA